In Macadamia integrifolia cultivar HAES 741 chromosome 5, SCU_Mint_v3, whole genome shotgun sequence, a single window of DNA contains:
- the LOC122080151 gene encoding SUMO-activating enzyme subunit 1A-like, producing the protein MDGEELTEQETALYDRQIRVWGVDAQRRLSKSHILVSGMKGTVVEFCKNIVLAGIGSLTLMDNRLVTEEALSANFLIPPDDNMYSGHSLAELCCDCLRDFNPMVHVSVEKGEYLPYLM; encoded by the exons ATGGACGGTGAGGAGTTGACAGAGCAAGAGACTGCTTTGTATGACCGCCAGATTCGTGTATGGGGTGTTGATGCGCAGAGAAG GTTGAGCAAATCTCATATTTTGGTTAGCGGAATGAAAGGAACTGTTGTTGAG TTTTGCAAGAATATTGTTCTTGCTGGAATTGGTAGTTTGACCCTGATGGATAACAGGCTGGTCACAGAAGAAGCCCTTTCTGCAAACTTCTTAATTCCTCCTGATGATAATATGTACAGCGGGCATTCTCTTGCTGAACTTTGCTGTGATTGCTTGAGAGATTTCAATCCAATGGTCCATGTTTCTGTGGAGAAAGGTGAGTATCTACCATACctcatgtaa
- the LOC122078466 gene encoding 40S ribosomal protein S8-like, giving the protein MGISRDSMHKRRATGGKKKAWRKKRKYELGRQPANTKLSSNKTVRRIRVRGGNVKWRALRLDTGNYSWGSEAVTRKTRILDVVYNASNNELVRTQTLVKSAIIQVDAAPFKQWYLQHYGVDIGRKKKASAKKETTEEGEAPVEETKKSNHVQRKLEKRLQDHKLDHHIEEQFGSGRLLACIASRPGQCGRCDGYILEGKELEFYMKKIQRKKGKGAAA; this is encoded by the exons ATGG GTATCTCTCGGGACTCCATGCACAAGAGGCGTGCCACTGGTGGCAAGAAGAAGgcatggaggaagaagagaaa GTATGAACTTGGGCGCCAGCCAGCCAACACTAAACTTTCGAGCAACAAGACTGTCCGGAGAATCCGTGTTAGAGGAGGCAATGTGAAATGGAGGGCCCTCAGGTTGGATACAGGAAATTACTCATGGGGAAGTGAGGCTGTCACCCGGAAGACACGTATCCTTGATGTGGTCTACAATGCCTCTAACAATGAACTTGTCCGGACGCAGACCCTAGTAAAGAGTGCAATTATTCAGGTTGATGCCGCTCCATTTAAGCAATGGTACCTTCAGCACTATGGTGTTGATATCGGTAGGAAGAAGAAGGCATCTGCCAAGAAGGAAACAACTGAG GAAGGAGAAGCTCCTGTAGAGGAAACAAAGAAGAGCAACCATGTTCAGAGGAAGCTAGAGAAGCGTCTTCAAGATCATAAACTTGACCACCATATTGAAGAGCAATTTGGCAGTGGGAGGTTGTTGGCTTGCATTGCTTCTCGCCCTGGGCAATGTGGTCGATGTGATGG GTACATATTGGAAGGGAAGGAGCTGGAGTTCTATATGAAGAAGATCCAGAGGAAGAAAGGCAAGGGTGCTGCTGCTTAA